Proteins encoded in a region of the Scyliorhinus canicula chromosome 2, sScyCan1.1, whole genome shotgun sequence genome:
- the LOC119962184 gene encoding tubulin alpha-1A chain-like, producing MRECISIHVGQAGVQMGNACWELYCLEHGIQPDGLRPNAKGAGEADDSFDTFFCETGNGKHVPRAIFVDLEPTVIGEVRVGAYRQLFHPEQLITGKEDAANNYARGHYTIGKELIDSVLDRIRKLADQCTGLQGFLVFHSFGGGTGSGFTSLLMERLSVDYGKKSKLEFSIYPAPRISTAVVEPYNSILTTHTTLEHTDCSFMVDNEAIYDICQKNLGVERPGYVNLNRLIGQIVSSITASLRFDGALNVDLTEFQTNLVPYPRIHFPLVTYAPVISAERAYHEQMSVAEITNSCFEAGNQMVKCDPRRGKYMACCLLYRGDVVPKDVNAAIATIKARRSIQFVDWCPTGFKVGINYQPPTVVPGGDLAKVQRAVCMLSNTTAIAEAWARLDHKFDLMYAKRAFVHWYVGEGMEEGEFSEAREDMAALEKDYEEVGTDSVADDDEEF from the exons ATG CGTGAGTGTATCTCCATCCATGTTGGCCAGGCCGGTGTTCAGATGGGCAATGCCTGCTGGGAGCTGTACTGCCTGGAACACGGTATCCAGCCTGATGGGCTGAGACCAAATGCCAAAGGTGCTGGAGAGGCGGATGACTCCTTTGACACCTTCTTCTGTGAGACCGGAAATGGGAAACATGTGCCCAGGGCAATCTTCGTGGACTTGGAACCAACCGTGATTG GTGAGGTCCGTGTTGGTGCCTATCGGCAGCTGTTCCACCCCGAGCAACTCATCACTGGGAAGGAAGATGCGGCCAACAACTACGCTCGAGGGCACTACACCATCGGCAAGGAGCTGATTGACTCTGTCCTGGACAGAATCCGTAAACTG GCTGACCAGTGTACGGGTCTTCAAGGTTTCCTGGTCTTCCACAGCTTTGGTGGAGGCACTGGCTCTGGGTTCACCTCCCTCCTGATGGAACGTCTCTCCGTCGACTACGGCAAGAAGTCCAAACTGGAGTTTTCAATCTACCCGGCTCCAAGGATCTCCACCGCTGTGGTCGAACCGTACAACTCCATCctgaccacccacaccaccctcgagCACACCGACTGTTCCTTCATGGTCGACAATGAAGCCATCTACGACATCTGCCAGAAGAATCTGGGTGTTGAGCGTCCAGGTTACGTCAACCTGAACCGGCTGATTGGCCAGATTGTGTCGTCAATCACAGCATCTCTCCGCTTCGATGGAGCACTGAACGTCGACCTGACAGAATTCCAAACTAACTTGGTGCCTTATCCTCGTATCCATTTCCCTCTAGTAACATACGCCCCAGTAATCTCGGCTGAGAGAGCTTACCATGAGCAAATGTCGGTGGCAGAGATCACAAATTCGTGCTTTGAAGCAGGGAACCAAATGGTCAAATGTGACCCTCGCCGTGGCAAGTACATGGCCTGTTGCCTACTCTATCGGGGTGATGTGGTGCCAAAAGATGTCAACGCTGCCATTGCCACCATCAAGGCCAGGCGTTCCATCCAGTTTGTTGACTGGTGCCCAACTGGTTTCAAGGTTGGCATCAACTACCAGCCTCCCACTGTGGTGCCTGGAGGTGACCTGGCCAAGGTGCAGCGTGCTGTGTGTATGCTGAGCAACACTACGGCCATCGCTGAAGCCTGGGCTCGCCTCGATCACAAGTTTGACCTGATGTACGCCAAGCGCGCCTTTGTGCATTGGTatgtgggtgaggggatggaggaaggggagTTCTCAGAGGCCCGTGAAGACATGGCAGCTTTGGAGAAAGATTACGAAGAGGTCGGTACAGATAGTGTAGCTGATGACGATGAGGAATTCTGA